TCCTCGCCGAGGTGGTCGCCCGTTCCGGGTCCCCATCCGGTGCGCCGTCCCGGCCCAGCCGTCGCCGCAAAGTCACCGCCTGAGCGCGTCGATTCCGCGCCGAGCGCGTCGAGTCTGCGCTCCGCGTGTCATTTTCTGCCTTTCACGTTGTGGCCGCAGAATCGATGGCGAGATCACACGTCAGACGTCAGACCCACGAGCTCGACGATTCGCACGGGTCACCGCTCGTCAGAGCGCATGGCCTCGCGAATCTGCGCCAACCGCTCGGCCGCGGCTCGTTGCCGATCTTCGTACTCTTTCTCGACGGACCGGCCCTCCGGCGACTCGGCGTCGAGTTCGCCCCCACCCTGAGCCGTCGCGTAGCGGGTCTCGATCTTCTCGCGGACCGAGTCGAAGGTCGGCACGCCGGCGCTGTCGTACCCGGGGTCGGATTCGGTCGGTTCGTCGGGCATAGCCGACACGCTACTGCCCACCGCGCTCCAGATACGGCACCATCAGTGGTTCCCGTTCTGCGAACCGATCAGTGCCGAGGCGACAAGGCGGCTGCTGGCCGAGGTTCCGTTCCCGTCAGGATCGAACCGACGGCGCCATGACGCGCGGGCTACTTCCCGGCAGGGCTGGAATGCTCGGCCCGCACCACGACGGATCCCGAGGACGGGGCGGGGGGCGCCGCCGGCGGCAACGGGATCCGGGTGACCCCCGGGGTGCCCAACCGGCCCGCCAGCCACGGCAGCGAGGCGGCGAAGGCCCGGTCGGCGAACGGCCAGTCGTGCTTGCCCGGCTGGGCGACGACCGCGCAGTCGATCCCGTTGGCCCGGCCCAGCGAGCACAGTGAATACGCGGCCGCAGTCTGGTTGCTGGGGTTGGCGGCGGCCTCGCGCCCGGCCAGACGCACGGCGCCGCTGTCACCCATAGCGAAGTCGCGGCGCGGCGGCGGGGGGCCGTCGGACGAGATGGCGAACCAGCCCGCCACGTCGTCGTAGGTGCCGTGCCGGGCGATGACCGTGGATGGGTCGAACGCGGCCCACGCAGCGGCGTTGCCGCCGAACAGCCTGACGATGGTCTGCGCCTTCGTTCCCGCGTTGGGGTAGAAGTCGCCGGCCACGTCGACGAATGCGCTGAACATGTCGGGATGCATGACGGTCAGGTCGAGGGCGCACGTTCCGCCCATGGACCAGCCCGCAATTCCCCAGCTGGCCCGGTTCGGGCTGACGCCGAAGGTCGAAACCATGAAGGGGACAACGTCCTCGGTGAGGTGATCGGCGGCGTTGCCCCGCACGCCGTTGACGCACTCGGTGTCGTTGTTGAACGCGCCACCGGAGTCGACGAACACCAAAACGGGCGCCTTGCCGTCGTGCGTGGCCGCGAAATCGTCGATCGTCTTGACTGCGTTGCCCGCGCGCGTCCAGTCCGCCGGCGTGTTGAACTGCCCGCCGATCATCATCACCGTCGGCAACCGCGGCGGCGGGTTGCTCGTGAACCATTCGGGCGGCAGGTACACGAGCTCCCCGCGATGTTTGAAATGCGAGGCATCGGAGGGGATCACCACCGGCACCACGCTGCCGTGCGGCGGCCGGGCGCCCTTGGCGGACATCGCGGTGACGGTCGCCTGGTCGGTCTGATCCGGCAGTGGACCGGAGGTGAGCTGGCTCCACGCCGCCTGCACGGTGGGGAAGTAACCCACCCAGAGATTGAGCACCAGTGCGGTGCTCAGCAGGCAGAGCGGCACGGCGAGCAGGGCGGCGCCGCGCCGCCAGGTGCGGGCGCTGCGCCAGCCGAGGACGAGCACGGCCGACGCCGCGCCCGTCAACGCGATCCACAGCCACAGCGTGGGCGGCGCCGGCTCGTCGGAGAGCCCCCGATCGACGATGTACCAGTGCGTCGCGTATGCCGCAGAGCCGCCGACCAACGCGGCCGCGGGCAGCCACACCGTCCGCCAGCGCCGCGACCGCCGGCCGACCGCCAGGAGCACTGCGACGGCGGCAACGATCTGGACAGTGTTGGGCACCCAGCCATGCATCAGCGAGGTGTGACTACTAGCCAGCACGTCGGAGGCGGTCACGCGATCAATTGTGATCTATCGTTAACCGCTCTGGAACATATTCACCGAATGTTCGCCGCGGCTCCCGAGGCCGGCGATGCCTCCGCTAGTGGGGCTTGGCCAGCGGGAATGGCAGCGTCTCGCGGATGCTGCGTCCGGTTATGAGCATGACGAGCCGATCTATGCCCATCCCGAGCCCTCCCGTCGGCGGCATCGCGTATTCCATCGCCTGGAGGAAATCCTCGTCGAGTTCCATCGCTTCCGGATCGCCGCCCGCCGCCAGCAGCGACTGTTGCTGCAACCGCCGCCGCTGCTCCACCGGATCGGTGAGCTCGCTGTAGGCGGTACCCAGCTCGACGCCCCAGGCCACCAGGTCCCACCGCTCGGCGACACCGCGGATGCTGCGGTGGGGGCGCGTCAGCGGCGATACGGACGTCGGGAAGTCGATGTAGAACGTCGGTCGCTCGGTGCGGTCCTCGACCAGGTGCTCGTACAGCTCGAGGACCACCGCACCGGCGTCCCAGTGCGCGCGGTAGGGAATGTGGGCGGCGTCGGACAGCTTGCGCAGCGCGGACAGCGGCGTGTCGGGGTCGATGCGTTCCCCCAGCGCCTCGGAGACGGCGTCGTGCACGGTTTTCACGGGCCATTCCCCGGAGATGTCAACCGGTTCGAGGCGCGAGTCGTCGGAGCGGGGTCGCAGCACGGTCTGCTGACCGTGCGCGGCCTGCGCGGCGTTCTGGATGAGCTCGCGGCAGCCGTCGATCCACACCCTGTAATCGGCGTGCGCCTGGTACGCCTCCAGGAGCGTGAATTCGGGGTTGTGGCTGAAGTCCACCCCCTCATTGCGGAACGCCCGGCCCAGTTCGAACACCCGCTCCACGCCGCCCACGCACAACCGCTTGAGATACAACTCGGGTGCGATCCGCAGAAACAGGTCCATGTCGTAGGCGTTGATGTGCGTGACGAACGGGCGGGCCGTGGCACCGCCGTGGATTTGCTGCAGCATCGGCGTTTCGACCTCGATGAACCCCTTGGCGAACAGCGTTTCCCGGACCGACCGCAGC
This genomic window from Mycobacterium saskatchewanense contains:
- a CDS encoding alpha/beta hydrolase — protein: MHGWVPNTVQIVAAVAVLLAVGRRSRRWRTVWLPAAALVGGSAAYATHWYIVDRGLSDEPAPPTLWLWIALTGAASAVLVLGWRSARTWRRGAALLAVPLCLLSTALVLNLWVGYFPTVQAAWSQLTSGPLPDQTDQATVTAMSAKGARPPHGSVVPVVIPSDASHFKHRGELVYLPPEWFTSNPPPRLPTVMMIGGQFNTPADWTRAGNAVKTIDDFAATHDGKAPVLVFVDSGGAFNNDTECVNGVRGNAADHLTEDVVPFMVSTFGVSPNRASWGIAGWSMGGTCALDLTVMHPDMFSAFVDVAGDFYPNAGTKAQTIVRLFGGNAAAWAAFDPSTVIARHGTYDDVAGWFAISSDGPPPPRRDFAMGDSGAVRLAGREAAANPSNQTAAAYSLCSLGRANGIDCAVVAQPGKHDWPFADRAFAASLPWLAGRLGTPGVTRIPLPPAAPPAPSSGSVVVRAEHSSPAGK